A single window of Senegalia massiliensis DNA harbors:
- the thiD gene encoding bifunctional hydroxymethylpyrimidine kinase/phosphomethylpyrimidine kinase, with protein sequence MKKILTIAGSDCSGGAGIQADIKTITTHKMYAMSAITALTAQNTTGVYDVSETSPEFVSKQLDCIFEDIFPDAIKIGMVSSKEIIEVIYNKLKEYKCKNIVVDPVMFSTSGHELMSKDAMNTLKTKLLPIADIITPNIFEAESICGFNINNKEDMIKAAKEISKFLNVHILIKGGHLSDSADDLLFYEKKPIWFNEKRISNPNTHGTGCTLSSAIACNLGKGLSMEESVYNSKKYITKALKSGLDIGKGSGPLNHCV encoded by the coding sequence TTGAAAAAAATTTTAACTATTGCAGGGTCAGATTGTAGCGGAGGCGCAGGTATACAAGCAGATATAAAAACTATTACAACTCACAAAATGTATGCTATGAGCGCCATTACAGCTTTAACTGCCCAAAATACTACTGGAGTTTATGATGTATCTGAAACAAGTCCTGAGTTTGTATCTAAACAATTAGATTGTATTTTTGAAGATATTTTCCCAGATGCAATAAAAATTGGAATGGTATCTTCTAAAGAAATAATAGAAGTAATTTATAATAAACTTAAAGAATATAAATGTAAAAATATAGTAGTAGACCCTGTCATGTTTTCAACAAGTGGTCATGAATTAATGAGTAAAGATGCAATGAATACTTTAAAAACTAAGCTATTACCTATTGCTGATATAATTACACCCAATATTTTTGAAGCAGAAAGTATATGTGGCTTTAATATTAATAATAAAGAAGATATGATAAAAGCAGCCAAAGAAATTTCCAAATTCTTAAATGTGCATATTTTAATTAAAGGTGGACATCTTTCTGATAGCGCTGATGATTTGCTTTTCTATGAGAAAAAACCAATATGGTTTAATGAAAAGCGAATTAGTAATCCAAATACTCATGGTACAGGATGTACATTATCATCTGCAATAGCATGTAATCTTGGAAAAGGATTAAGTATGGAAGAAAGTGTATATAATTCTAAGAAATATATAACTAAAGCACTAAAATCAGGACTTGATATAGGAAAAGGTAGTGGACCTTTAAATCATTGTGTTTAA
- a CDS encoding trans-4-hydroxy-L-proline dehydratase activase, with the protein MNKGIVMNIQKYSVHDGPGIRTTIFLKGCPLSCWWCHNPESQNFNFELMFFNDRCIGCGNCKYKCEQGAININNSVATTEDSKCILCGKCTDFCINEARNLVGKEFSAKELLKEIKKDEIFYEESGGGVTFSGGEPLLQIDFLEEMLRLCKEQDIHTTVDTSGYSDFKNFKRILDYTDLFLYDIKHLDDNMHKKYIGVSNKLIKENLIKLSELNANIFARIPIIKGINNDEKNIYEIIKFLKGINLEQINLLPYHKMGMEKYERIIKEYKLSGNEKPSKKNIDDLLLKFQQLNAKIKIGG; encoded by the coding sequence ATGAATAAAGGTATAGTTATGAATATTCAAAAATATTCTGTTCATGATGGACCTGGAATTAGAACTACTATTTTCTTAAAAGGCTGTCCTTTAAGTTGCTGGTGGTGTCACAATCCTGAAAGCCAAAATTTTAATTTTGAATTAATGTTTTTTAATGATAGATGTATTGGATGTGGTAATTGTAAATATAAATGTGAACAAGGTGCCATAAATATAAATAATAGCGTTGCTACTACTGAAGATTCTAAATGTATATTATGTGGTAAGTGTACCGATTTTTGTATAAATGAAGCAAGAAATTTAGTTGGAAAAGAGTTTTCAGCAAAAGAACTTTTAAAGGAAATAAAAAAAGATGAAATTTTTTATGAAGAATCTGGTGGTGGAGTAACATTTTCTGGAGGAGAGCCTCTTTTACAAATTGATTTTTTAGAAGAAATGCTAAGATTATGCAAAGAACAAGATATACACACTACTGTTGATACTAGTGGCTATAGTGATTTTAAAAATTTTAAAAGAATTTTAGATTACACAGATTTATTTCTCTATGATATAAAACATCTAGATGATAATATGCATAAAAAATATATTGGTGTTTCAAATAAATTGATAAAAGAAAATTTAATAAAGTTATCTGAGTTGAATGCAAATATATTTGCGAGGATCCCCATTATAAAAGGTATAAATAATGATGAAAAAAATATTTATGAAATTATAAAATTTTTAAAAGGAATTAATTTAGAACAAATTAATTTACTTCCATATCACAAAATGGGAATGGAAAAGTATGAAAGAATAATTAAGGAATATAAACTTAGTGGAAATGAAAAACCATCTAAAAAAAATATAGATGATTTATTATTAAAGTTTCAGCAATTAAATGCAAAAATAAAGATAGGAGGATAA
- the thiE gene encoding thiamine phosphate synthase, with amino-acid sequence MKIDKKSMLLYVVTDRTWLGENSLVEQVEDTLKAGATFIQLREKDFPFEDFLKEAKEIKDVTDRYKVPFVINDNVDIAMKCGADGVHVGQGDMNAKNARNIIGEDKILGVSASTVEQAKIAEKNGADYIGVGSAFKTNTKSDVNVISMDTLKDICNSVSIPVVVIGGINEENIFNLKNTDIDGICVISAIFSKENIYAATKRLYDLASKMVNYEV; translated from the coding sequence TTGAAAATAGATAAAAAATCTATGCTTTTATATGTAGTAACAGATAGAACATGGCTAGGAGAAAATTCTCTTGTAGAACAAGTAGAAGATACTTTGAAAGCAGGAGCAACATTTATACAATTACGAGAAAAAGACTTCCCCTTTGAAGATTTTTTAAAAGAAGCAAAAGAAATAAAAGATGTAACAGATAGATACAAAGTTCCCTTTGTTATAAATGACAATGTAGATATTGCAATGAAATGTGGTGCAGATGGAGTTCATGTAGGACAAGGTGATATGAATGCTAAAAATGCAAGAAATATAATAGGAGAAGATAAAATTCTTGGAGTATCTGCAAGTACAGTAGAACAAGCAAAAATAGCAGAAAAAAATGGAGCAGATTATATAGGGGTTGGTTCTGCTTTTAAAACAAATACTAAATCAGATGTAAATGTAATATCTATGGATACTTTAAAAGATATTTGTAATTCTGTTTCAATACCAGTAGTAGTAATAGGAGGCATAAATGAAGAAAATATATTTAATTTGAAAAATACTGATATTGATGGAATCTGCGTTATATCTGCAATATTTTCAAAAGAAAATATTTATGCTGCTACTAAAAGGTTATATGATTTAGCTTCTAAGATGGTGAATTATGAAGTATAA
- a CDS encoding phosphoenolpyruvate hydrolase family protein has protein sequence MNKLNSEIKQGRYILGVAVGAGISARSASEGGADFLLSLNSGKFRQMGLGSLGGYLSNSNSNQFVMDFSLKEILPRVKNIPVLFGLNATDPTIDLRSYINLIKDKGFAGINNYPTVGLFDGKFYNHLKEDGISYDEEVEAIKVAHEMGLFTVAFVFNEYQAEEMVDAGADVICVHLGLTKGGDLGASKVLSLSKSKELVNNIFNIVDKKSNARLKMVYGGPIQNKSDIQFIYNNTSCDGYIGGSTFERIPSEEAIHKTTIEFKYMSSIEDPILEQLNRSIDSPKDYVKFILKYIEVHYSESISLNDLSEILHVSSEYLSRLFKKEKNISFKEYLISYRLDKFIDIMIKYPNLSMKEGAIKVGYFNYVHFSKLFKKRKSISPKNYFISYKHK, from the coding sequence ATGAATAAATTAAATAGTGAAATTAAGCAAGGGAGATATATATTAGGAGTTGCTGTAGGAGCTGGCATATCTGCAAGAAGTGCTTCAGAAGGTGGAGCAGATTTTTTATTATCATTGAATTCAGGTAAATTTCGTCAAATGGGGTTAGGTTCTCTAGGAGGATATTTATCAAATTCTAATAGTAATCAATTTGTAATGGATTTTTCTTTAAAAGAAATTCTTCCTAGAGTAAAAAATATACCAGTTTTGTTTGGATTAAATGCAACAGATCCTACAATAGATTTAAGATCTTATATTAATTTGATCAAAGATAAAGGATTTGCAGGAATTAATAACTATCCGACAGTAGGTTTATTTGATGGAAAATTTTATAATCATTTAAAAGAAGATGGAATTTCTTATGATGAAGAAGTAGAAGCTATTAAAGTAGCCCATGAAATGGGATTATTTACAGTAGCTTTTGTATTTAATGAATATCAAGCTGAAGAAATGGTTGATGCTGGCGCAGACGTTATTTGTGTACACCTTGGATTAACTAAAGGTGGGGATTTAGGAGCAAGTAAAGTATTGTCATTATCAAAATCTAAAGAGCTTGTAAATAATATCTTTAATATAGTGGATAAGAAAAGTAACGCTAGATTAAAAATGGTATATGGAGGACCTATACAAAATAAATCAGATATTCAATTTATATATAATAATACTTCTTGTGACGGATATATTGGAGGTTCTACCTTTGAAAGAATTCCTTCAGAAGAAGCTATTCATAAAACAACTATAGAATTCAAATATATGAGTTCCATTGAGGATCCTATTTTAGAACAATTAAATAGAAGTATTGATAGTCCTAAAGACTATGTAAAATTCATATTAAAATATATAGAAGTTCACTATTCTGAATCAATCTCTCTCAACGACTTATCAGAAATACTACATGTATCCAGTGAATATTTAAGTAGATTATTTAAAAAAGAAAAAAATATTAGTTTCAAAGAATATTTAATCAGTTATCGATTAGACAAATTTATAGACATAATGATAAAATATCCTAATCTTTCTATGAAAGAAGGAGCCATTAAAGTAGGGTATTTTAATTATGTTCATTTCAGTAAGTTATTCAAAAAAAGAAAAAGCATTTCTCCTAAAAATTATTTTATATCATATAAACACAAATAA
- a CDS encoding aminopeptidase P family protein → MMIQERIKALRKLMNEKKMDIYIVPTSDFHQTEYVGEYFKARKFITGFSGSAGTAVITMNEAYLWTDGRYFIQAKNELEGTSVKLMKMGEPNYPTIEEYLDQALPENGILGFDGRVVAMKEGQLYEKIVKNKNGKIVYKYDLIDEIWEDRPTLNTGKVFDLDIKYAGESVESKLNRIRKVMNENNANIHVLTTLDDICWTLNIRGNDIKYFPLVLSYIIIRMDKVGLYIDKSKLSDDIKEKLSLNKVVLHSYNDIYEDIMRTKKDEVILLDPDKVNYALYNNIPKENTIVEKRNPQILFKAIKNDTEVKNMREAQIKDSIAHIKFMKWLKENTKDLNITEISACDKLYEFRKEQGNFIGPSFAPISSYGEHAAIVHYESSPETDVEIKEGNFYLTDTGGSYYEGSTDITRTYAIGKLTKEMKKHFTLVVISNMNLTSAKFLKGVTGMNLDYVARKPFWDRGLNFNHGTGHGIGYLLNIHEGPTGFRWQPRDYESHPFEENMIITNEPGIYIEGSYGIRLENEILVKIDEKNEYGEFMKFEPITYIPMDLDAIIPEIMSEEDKKLLNDYHKLVFKKISPYLNSEETKWLERYTRKI, encoded by the coding sequence ATAATGATTCAGGAAAGAATAAAAGCATTACGTAAGTTAATGAATGAAAAGAAAATGGATATATACATAGTTCCCACATCTGATTTTCACCAAACAGAATACGTTGGAGAGTATTTTAAAGCAAGAAAATTTATTACAGGTTTTTCGGGGTCAGCAGGTACCGCTGTAATTACAATGAATGAGGCTTACCTTTGGACAGATGGAAGATACTTTATACAAGCTAAAAATGAATTAGAAGGAACTTCTGTTAAACTTATGAAGATGGGGGAACCTAATTATCCTACAATAGAAGAATATTTAGATCAAGCATTACCTGAAAATGGGATATTGGGATTTGATGGTAGAGTAGTTGCTATGAAAGAAGGACAATTATATGAAAAAATAGTTAAAAATAAAAATGGAAAAATAGTATATAAATATGATTTGATAGATGAAATTTGGGAAGATAGACCGACTTTAAATACAGGAAAAGTGTTTGATTTAGATATTAAATATGCTGGAGAAAGTGTGGAAAGTAAGTTGAATCGCATTAGAAAAGTTATGAATGAAAACAATGCAAATATTCATGTGCTAACTACATTAGATGATATTTGTTGGACATTAAATATACGTGGTAATGATATTAAATATTTTCCTCTAGTATTATCTTATATTATTATAAGAATGGATAAGGTGGGTTTATATATAGATAAATCAAAGTTAAGTGATGATATAAAAGAAAAATTGTCTTTGAATAAAGTTGTATTACATTCTTATAATGATATCTATGAAGATATTATGAGAACTAAAAAAGATGAAGTAATTTTATTAGATCCAGATAAAGTAAATTATGCTTTATATAATAATATACCAAAAGAGAATACAATAGTTGAGAAAAGAAACCCTCAAATATTATTTAAGGCTATAAAAAATGATACAGAAGTTAAAAATATGAGAGAAGCCCAAATTAAAGATAGTATAGCACATATAAAGTTCATGAAATGGTTAAAGGAAAATACTAAAGACTTAAATATTACTGAAATAAGTGCTTGTGACAAATTATATGAATTTAGAAAGGAACAAGGAAATTTTATAGGGCCAAGTTTTGCTCCAATATCTTCTTATGGAGAACATGCAGCTATTGTTCATTATGAATCATCTCCTGAAACTGATGTAGAAATTAAAGAAGGTAACTTTTATTTAACTGATACAGGAGGCAGTTATTATGAAGGCTCTACTGATATTACTAGAACGTATGCAATAGGTAAATTAACAAAAGAAATGAAAAAACACTTTACTTTAGTTGTAATAAGTAATATGAATTTAACAAGTGCTAAGTTTCTTAAAGGGGTTACTGGTATGAATTTAGATTATGTTGCAAGAAAACCTTTTTGGGATAGAGGACTTAATTTTAATCATGGGACAGGCCATGGAATAGGTTATTTGCTTAATATTCATGAAGGACCTACAGGTTTCCGTTGGCAACCAAGGGATTATGAATCTCATCCATTTGAAGAAAATATGATTATTACAAATGAACCTGGAATTTATATTGAAGGTTCTTATGGTATTCGATTAGAAAATGAGATATTAGTTAAAATAGATGAAAAAAATGAATATGGTGAATTTATGAAATTTGAGCCGATTACTTATATACCTATGGATTTAGATGCAATAATTCCAGAGATTATGAGTGAAGAAGATAAAAAATTATTAAATGACTACCATAAATTAGTATTTAAAAAGATATCACCATATTTAAATAGTGAAGAGACAAAATGGCTTGAAAGATATACTAGAAAAATATAA
- a CDS encoding phosphoenolpyruvate hydrolase family protein — translation MSIKREEIISKFRQRVEDGEILVGVGAGTGITAKSSEAGGADMLIIYNSGRYRMAGRGSLAGLLAYGDANEIVVEMGSEVLPVVKDTPVLAGVNGTDPFRVMDVFLKQLKDQGFSGVQNFPTVGLIDGVFRKNLEETGMGYDLEVDMIRKAHKLGLLTTPYVFDTNQARKMAEAGADIIVAHMGLTTKGSIGAQTALTLDESSKRVEEIADAAKEVNPDVLVICHGGPIAEPEDAKYVLENTKGVHGFFGASSIERFAAEKGIKEQTEQFKKIKK, via the coding sequence ATGAGTATAAAAAGAGAAGAAATTATTTCAAAATTTAGACAAAGAGTTGAAGATGGTGAAATTTTAGTAGGAGTAGGTGCTGGCACAGGTATAACTGCTAAAAGTAGTGAAGCAGGTGGTGCAGATATGCTAATTATTTATAACTCAGGAAGATATAGAATGGCAGGTCGTGGTTCTCTTGCAGGGCTTTTAGCATATGGTGATGCCAATGAGATTGTTGTAGAAATGGGATCAGAAGTATTACCAGTTGTAAAAGATACACCTGTTCTAGCAGGAGTAAATGGTACAGATCCATTTAGAGTAATGGATGTTTTCTTGAAGCAATTAAAAGACCAAGGGTTTTCAGGAGTGCAGAACTTTCCCACAGTTGGATTAATTGATGGTGTATTCAGAAAAAACTTAGAAGAAACAGGTATGGGATATGATTTAGAAGTGGATATGATAAGAAAAGCTCATAAATTAGGATTATTAACTACTCCTTATGTATTTGATACAAATCAAGCAAGAAAGATGGCAGAAGCAGGAGCAGATATTATTGTAGCTCATATGGGATTGACAACTAAAGGAAGTATTGGAGCTCAAACTGCATTGACTCTTGATGAAAGTAGTAAAAGAGTAGAAGAGATTGCAGATGCTGCTAAGGAAGTTAATCCTGATGTTTTAGTTATTTGTCATGGCGGACCTATTGCTGAACCAGAAGATGCAAAATATGTTTTAGAAAATACTAAGGGAGTACATGGTTTCTTTGGAGCATCAAGCATTGAAAGGTTTGCAGCTGAAAAAGGTATAAAAGAACAAACAGAACAATTTAAAAAAATTAAAAAATAA
- a CDS encoding HAD family hydrolase: MKYKAAIFDLDGTLLNSMDSWDNVGKTFLENHNIVPPYNLNEIIKEMSFNESANYFKNSFGIKLSTEEIIKSINKIVKNKYIYEIELKPYIKEYIYKLRSKGIRMCIATELDKTLSKKALERLGILDYFEFIITSKEISAGKSKPDIYIKSMQKLGLSKEDIIVFEDSLYSIKTAKNEGFDVVGVYDKSSKKDLQKIKKLSNHFIYSFKEMEELF, encoded by the coding sequence ATGAAGTATAAAGCAGCTATATTTGATTTAGATGGAACTCTTTTAAATTCAATGGATAGTTGGGATAATGTTGGAAAAACATTTTTGGAAAACCACAATATAGTACCACCTTATAATTTAAATGAAATTATAAAAGAAATGAGTTTTAATGAGTCTGCAAATTACTTTAAGAATTCATTTGGAATTAAATTATCTACAGAAGAAATAATTAAGTCTATTAATAAAATAGTAAAAAATAAATATATATATGAAATAGAATTAAAACCTTATATAAAAGAATATATCTATAAACTTAGATCAAAAGGCATAAGAATGTGCATAGCAACTGAATTAGATAAAACACTTTCAAAAAAAGCACTTGAAAGATTAGGGATCTTAGATTATTTTGAGTTTATTATTACTTCAAAAGAAATCTCTGCTGGAAAATCTAAACCAGATATTTATATAAAATCAATGCAAAAATTAGGTCTTTCTAAAGAAGATATTATTGTGTTCGAAGATTCTCTTTACTCAATAAAGACAGCTAAAAATGAAGGATTTGATGTTGTAGGAGTTTATGATAAATCATCAAAGAAAGACTTACAAAAAATAAAAAAACTAAGTAATCATTTTATATATTCTTTTAAAGAAATGGAGGAATTATTTTGA
- a CDS encoding Tm-1-like ATP-binding domain-containing protein — MKTLAIVGTFDTKGKELSYVKEIVEELGLKTFTINTGVFESEFKVDVTNQEVVAEVGENISDIVKKHDRGYATEVLSKSIEKIIPRLYNEGKFDGIISFGGTGGTSIVTPGMRALPIGVPKIMVSTVAAGDTSFYIGTSDLIMMPSVVDVAGLNRVSTQIFQNAAHAIAGMLKFESKKIEHKKPLVAATMFGLTTPAVNYATEYLEKRGYEVLIFHATGVGGKTMESLIDNGYIEGVLDLTTTEWCDELFGGVLNAGPNRLEAAALNKVPQVVSLGAIDMVNFGSFDTVPSKYKGRKFYKHNPSVTLMRTNKEENKLLGEKIAEKLNLAKQDTVLIIPNKGLSGIDKEGEVFYGPEEDKILFDSIKKNLNSDVVKIIDMDTVINDKNFAETAAQELIHMMNRKNNN; from the coding sequence ATGAAAACGTTAGCAATTGTAGGTACTTTTGATACTAAGGGTAAGGAACTATCTTATGTTAAAGAAATAGTAGAAGAACTTGGATTAAAAACTTTTACCATTAATACTGGTGTATTTGAATCTGAATTTAAAGTGGATGTTACTAATCAGGAAGTAGTAGCAGAAGTAGGAGAAAATATATCAGATATTGTAAAAAAACATGATAGGGGATATGCCACTGAAGTTCTATCTAAATCTATAGAAAAAATAATTCCTAGACTATATAATGAAGGAAAATTTGATGGAATTATATCTTTTGGAGGAACTGGAGGAACTTCCATAGTAACTCCTGGTATGAGAGCTCTCCCTATTGGTGTTCCAAAGATAATGGTATCTACAGTAGCAGCAGGTGATACTTCATTTTATATTGGAACTAGTGATTTAATAATGATGCCATCTGTTGTAGATGTGGCAGGATTAAATAGAGTATCTACACAGATTTTCCAAAATGCAGCTCATGCTATTGCTGGAATGTTGAAATTTGAAAGTAAAAAAATAGAACATAAAAAACCTTTAGTAGCAGCAACTATGTTTGGTCTTACTACTCCAGCTGTAAACTATGCTACAGAATATTTAGAGAAAAGAGGGTATGAAGTCCTTATATTCCATGCAACTGGTGTAGGTGGAAAGACAATGGAAAGTTTAATTGACAACGGATATATAGAGGGAGTATTAGATTTAACTACAACTGAATGGTGTGATGAATTGTTTGGTGGTGTATTGAATGCAGGACCAAATAGATTAGAAGCAGCTGCACTTAATAAAGTACCTCAAGTAGTATCTTTAGGAGCAATTGATATGGTCAATTTCGGTTCTTTTGATACTGTACCTAGTAAATATAAGGGAAGAAAATTTTATAAGCATAATCCTTCTGTAACACTTATGAGAACTAATAAGGAAGAAAATAAATTATTGGGAGAAAAAATAGCAGAAAAATTGAATCTTGCTAAACAGGATACAGTTTTAATAATTCCAAACAAAGGTCTTTCTGGTATAGATAAAGAAGGAGAAGTTTTTTATGGTCCTGAAGAAGATAAAATACTATTTGATAGTATTAAAAAGAATTTAAATAGTGATGTAGTAAAAATAATTGATATGGATACAGTAATAAATGATAAGAACTTTGCAGAAACTGCAGCCCAAGAATTAATCCATATGATGAATAGAAAAAATAATAATTAA
- a CDS encoding helix-turn-helix domain-containing protein, which yields MIDIGSEIKELRKSNNMTLKDLSEKTGLSIGFLSQFERGLSTIAVDSLELIAKALNIELSHFILKPKTKKEYILKSFEQEVYEVINNKFVHYNLSNNLNKKTFLPRKINILPMGKDENITEYSHKGEEFVYILEGTLTLFLDSKRYDLYPGDSAHYNSEKMHNWANYTSKMVKLIVVSTPNHFSESEVIQENE from the coding sequence ATGATTGATATAGGTAGTGAAATTAAAGAGTTAAGAAAATCAAATAATATGACATTAAAAGATTTAAGTGAAAAGACAGGGTTATCAATAGGATTTTTATCCCAATTTGAAAGGGGTTTATCTACTATAGCTGTAGATTCATTAGAATTAATAGCGAAAGCTTTGAATATAGAGTTGTCACATTTCATTTTAAAACCTAAAACAAAAAAGGAATATATATTAAAGAGTTTTGAACAAGAAGTATACGAAGTTATAAATAATAAATTTGTACATTATAATTTAAGTAACAATTTAAATAAAAAGACTTTTTTACCAAGAAAGATAAATATTTTACCAATGGGAAAAGATGAAAATATAACTGAGTACAGTCACAAGGGTGAAGAGTTTGTTTATATTCTTGAGGGAACACTTACTCTCTTTTTAGATTCTAAAAGATATGACCTTTATCCTGGAGATAGTGCACATTATAATTCTGAAAAAATGCATAATTGGGCAAATTATACTAGTAAAATGGTAAAACTTATAGTTGTTAGTACACCAAATCATTTTTCTGAAAGTGAGGTGATTCAAGAGAATGAATAA
- the thiM gene encoding hydroxyethylthiazole kinase yields MFKEIYENVQHTTPLVHSITNYVTVNDCANIVLAAGGSPIMADGIEEVAEINSICDALVINIGTLNERVIKSMIKAGKKANEIGNPVILDPVAVGASQFRNEVTFKLLEEIQFSVIRGNASEIKTIYEGSGTTSGVDANEEDKVEEKSLDNMITLCKNLSKKTGAIIALTGAIDIVASDKNANIIYNGHYLMSKVTGTGCMLTNVIGTYCGANKNNILDSTSIAVAHMGLAGEVAFKKLQKADGGTSSYRMFLIDEISKMNYKKLKEGANIENR; encoded by the coding sequence ATGTTTAAAGAAATTTATGAAAATGTACAACATACAACACCATTAGTTCATTCTATTACAAATTATGTAACAGTAAATGATTGTGCAAATATTGTATTAGCTGCTGGAGGTTCTCCTATTATGGCAGATGGTATTGAAGAAGTAGCAGAAATAAACTCTATCTGTGACGCTTTAGTTATTAATATAGGAACTCTAAATGAAAGAGTTATAAAATCAATGATAAAAGCTGGTAAAAAAGCTAATGAAATTGGAAATCCAGTTATATTAGATCCTGTAGCTGTAGGAGCATCTCAATTTAGAAATGAAGTAACTTTTAAGCTGTTAGAAGAAATACAGTTTTCTGTTATTAGAGGAAATGCTTCTGAGATAAAAACTATTTATGAAGGAAGTGGCACTACTAGTGGTGTAGATGCAAATGAAGAAGATAAAGTAGAAGAAAAAAGCTTAGACAATATGATTACACTTTGTAAAAATCTAAGTAAAAAAACTGGTGCAATCATTGCACTAACAGGAGCAATTGATATTGTAGCAAGTGATAAAAATGCAAATATTATATATAATGGACATTATTTAATGTCTAAAGTTACAGGTACAGGTTGTATGCTTACAAATGTAATTGGCACATATTGTGGTGCAAATAAGAATAATATTCTTGATTCAACTTCTATAGCTGTGGCTCATATGGGTCTTGCTGGAGAAGTAGCTTTTAAAAAACTACAAAAAGCAGATGGTGGTACTTCTAGTTATAGGATGTTTTTAATTGATGAAATAAGTAAAATGAATTATAAAAAATTAAAGGAAGGTGCAAATATTGAAAATAGATAA